A window of Thalassophryne amazonica chromosome 21, fThaAma1.1, whole genome shotgun sequence contains these coding sequences:
- the myct1a gene encoding myc target protein 1 homolog: MAENNTNLLLEILHSFDAVPLIIAFCVSMAVGLVLGALVYVILTWMSRRRAGSISITRRPPRRSRASSRPRPGFNRNSSYDRRSNNSLVSTAFIFHRQTSVPDPVDHKSSFRALTFHPLLQCSPITREAEEGSQTTLPRTPTLSASLEMDQTVTQPDATSPGPASFWSNSSLRGFHVGQTPPPAYDSIIKAYQETCT; encoded by the exons ATGGCCGAGAACAACACAAATCTCTTATTGGAAATACTTCATTCTTTTGATGCTG TTCCTCTGATCATAGCTTTCTGCGTGTCAATGGCAGTGGGCCTGGTATTGGGGGCCTTGGTCTATGTGATCCTGACATGGATGTCCCGACGGAGAGCAGGCTCCATCAGCATCACCCGACGCCCACCTCGCCGCTCACGAGCCTCTTCTCGCCCGCGCCCAGGCTTCAACCGTAACAGCAGCTACGATCGCCGGAGCAACAACAGTTTGGTCAGCACCGCGTTCATCTTCCACCGCCAGACCTCCGTCCCAGATCCCGTGGAccacaaatccagcttcagagccTTGACTTTCCACCCTCTGCTTCAATGCAGCCCAATTACTAGGGAGGCAGAGGAGGGGAGCCAGACCACGTTGCCTCGCACGCCAACCCTTAGTGCCTCGCTTGAAATGGATCAAACTGTGACCCAGCCAGATGCCACGTCACCCGGGCCCGCGTCATTTTGGAGCAACAGCAGTCTGAGGGGGTTTCATGTTGGACAGACCCCACCACCAGCTTATGACAGCATTATTAAGGCTTATCAGGAAACGTGCACATAG
- the LOC117503165 gene encoding general transcription factor IIH subunit 5 — MVNVLKGVLVECDPAMKQFLLYLDETSALGKKFILQDLDDTHLFILADVVQILQERVGELMDQNSFPITQK, encoded by the exons ATGGTCAACGTACTCAAAGGCGTCCTTGTTGAATG TGACCCTGCCATGAAACAGTTCCTGCTTTATTTGGATGAAACCTCAGCCCTTGGAAAGAAGTTCATCCTGCAGGACCTGGATGACACGCACCTCTTCATTTTGGCAGATGTGGTTCAAATTCTGCAGGAGAGAGTGGGCGAGTTAATGGACCAAAATTCATTCCCCATTACACAGAAATAA